A window from bacterium encodes these proteins:
- a CDS encoding efflux RND transporter periplasmic adaptor subunit produces MIHRNAVHVRAAGALFSAFVLALAAGCAREKAGGGFAMPPMPVVTATAAPMAMTDSYTAVGTFEATEQVTVSTEIDGLVVELPFREGGALRRGDLIARLDDAQARAVHERAEARVAQSRAAFDRVRAVVDQGAGAPQDLDDAAAALKVAEADLAVAGASLAKTRIVAPFDGTAGTRRVSRGAFLRTGQAITELARLDRLRLLFSVPERYLGALRPGAVVAVRTTAYPDLVLSGTLAVVEPVVDADTRTVGVVALVDNAEGRLRPGMSAEAAVVLEERPLALALPSEAVVAQGDRMLVYVIQPDSTVAPVPVTLGLRTAAMVEVLDGLAPGALVVRAGHQKIFPGARVIPLPAGGEQAAAGGAR; encoded by the coding sequence GTGATTCACCGAAACGCGGTCCACGTGCGCGCCGCGGGCGCGCTCTTTTCGGCCTTCGTCCTGGCGTTGGCCGCCGGCTGCGCCCGGGAGAAGGCGGGCGGCGGCTTCGCCATGCCCCCGATGCCGGTCGTCACGGCGACGGCGGCGCCCATGGCCATGACCGACAGCTACACGGCCGTCGGCACCTTCGAGGCGACCGAGCAGGTCACGGTCTCCACCGAGATCGACGGCCTGGTCGTGGAACTGCCCTTCCGCGAGGGCGGCGCGCTGCGGCGCGGCGACCTGATCGCCCGGCTCGACGACGCGCAGGCCCGCGCCGTGCACGAGCGCGCCGAGGCCCGCGTCGCGCAGAGCCGCGCCGCCTTCGACCGTGTGCGCGCCGTCGTCGACCAGGGCGCCGGCGCCCCCCAGGACCTGGACGACGCCGCGGCGGCCCTGAAGGTGGCGGAAGCCGACCTGGCGGTGGCCGGCGCGAGCCTGGCCAAGACCCGCATCGTCGCCCCGTTCGACGGCACCGCCGGCACCCGCCGCGTCAGCCGCGGCGCCTTCCTGCGCACCGGCCAGGCGATCACCGAGCTGGCCCGCCTCGACCGGTTGCGCCTGCTGTTCTCGGTGCCCGAGCGGTACCTGGGCGCGCTGCGTCCGGGCGCGGTGGTGGCGGTGCGGACGACCGCGTACCCCGACCTGGTCCTGTCCGGCACGCTCGCGGTCGTCGAACCGGTGGTCGACGCGGACACCCGCACCGTCGGGGTCGTGGCCCTGGTCGACAACGCCGAGGGCCGCCTGCGGCCCGGGATGTCGGCCGAGGCCGCGGTCGTGCTCGAAGAGCGGCCCCTGGCGCTGGCCCTGCCCAGCGAGGCCGTGGTCGCCCAGGGCGACCGCATGCTCGTCTACGTGATCCAGCCCGACAGCACGGTGGCGCCCGTCCCGGTGACCCTGGGCCTGCGCACCGCGGCGATGGTGGAGGTGCTCGACGGCCTCGCGCCGGGCGCGCTGGTGGTGCGGGCCGGCCACCAGAAGATCTTCCCGGGCGCGCGCGTGATCCCCCTGCCGGCCGGCGGCGAACAGGCCGCCGCAGGAGGGGCCCGATGA
- a CDS encoding efflux RND transporter permease subunit → MKLSEVSVKRPVFATVMSLAIVLLGVIAYSRLPVREYPDIDPPIVSVSTFYRGASPSVVETEITDVLEETFSTLEDVKSLTSSSREQGSTITIEFELGRDVDEAANDVRDRVSRARGSLPPEAEDPVVQKVDTNAQPIVWLALQSDVHGTLEMSDLADRVLKDRLQRLPGVGSVFIGGERRYAMRVWLDPQRLAARGLTAGDVSAALARENAEIPAGRVEGEQREFAVRTRGELVSAEEFGAVVVAAREGGVVRLRDVADVAVGAEDERTVTRFNGLPAIGMGVVKQGKASTLEVAAAVRGALPALREELPAGMRLEVAFDSSLFISESIHEVRDTLLIAVALVILVILVFLKSLRATLIPVLAIPVSIVGAATVALAMGFTINILTLLALVLAIGLVVDDAIVVLENVYRHLEMGKSRRRATLDATKEIGFAIVSTTISLVAVFIPLSFLTGTVGRLFREFGISVAVAVLLSGFVALTLTPMLCSRMLTPLGGKRQSWAERSFEAFFSGLNRAYAATLRWCLGHRALVLLSAAVMIVAAAWVYRLLPRELVPVEDRSAAFGIVIAPEGSTLDYTDAAMRQVEAALLPLPERRGLFSAVGLGFGGPGRVTDGFVFLNLARADERDRTQQEIVQGLFPQLMGIPGVLAFVINPPSLGGSFDSNPVEYVLKGDSYEQLGQAVQIMMAKAQQLGYLVNLDSDLRLNKPQLDIVIDRERAGQLGVSVAEIGSTLESLLGGRVVGNYKSGSKQYDVILQMRPSARATPDAIGGLLVRGTAGLVPLANVVAVRETVAPKELNHYNRVRAATLSASLAPGVDLGTALDALDRIVRDDLPAGVTRELKGQSREYRESSGSLNFLFGLAVVFIFLVLAAQFESFVHPLTILLSVPLAVVGALLSLFFLKQGLNIYSQIGLIMLIGLVTKNAILIVEYGNQRRDGGEPAREAIIQAAAIRLRPILMTSFTTIFGILPIALGLGAGGESRRPLGITVVSGLLFSTFLTLVLVPVVYDLLSRFTRAHAEADEPGE, encoded by the coding sequence ATGAAGCTGAGCGAGGTCTCCGTCAAGCGGCCGGTCTTCGCGACGGTGATGAGCCTGGCCATCGTGCTGCTGGGCGTGATCGCGTACTCGCGGCTGCCGGTGCGCGAGTACCCGGACATCGACCCGCCGATCGTCTCGGTCTCCACCTTCTACCGCGGCGCCAGCCCCAGCGTGGTCGAGACCGAGATCACCGACGTGCTCGAGGAGACGTTCTCGACCCTCGAGGACGTCAAGTCCCTCACCTCGTCGAGCCGCGAGCAGGGCTCGACGATCACGATCGAGTTCGAGCTGGGCCGCGACGTCGACGAGGCGGCCAACGACGTGCGCGACCGCGTGTCCCGCGCGCGCGGCAGCCTGCCGCCCGAGGCGGAGGACCCCGTCGTCCAGAAGGTGGACACCAACGCCCAGCCCATCGTCTGGCTGGCCCTGCAGAGCGACGTGCACGGCACGCTCGAGATGTCGGACCTCGCGGACCGCGTGCTGAAGGACCGCCTGCAGCGGCTGCCGGGCGTCGGCTCGGTCTTCATCGGCGGCGAGCGCCGCTACGCGATGCGCGTCTGGCTGGACCCGCAGCGGCTGGCCGCGCGCGGGCTGACCGCCGGCGACGTGTCGGCGGCCCTCGCGCGCGAGAACGCGGAGATCCCCGCCGGCCGCGTCGAGGGCGAGCAGCGGGAGTTCGCGGTGCGGACCCGCGGCGAGCTGGTCTCGGCCGAGGAGTTCGGGGCGGTCGTCGTCGCCGCGCGCGAGGGCGGCGTGGTGCGCCTGCGCGACGTTGCCGACGTGGCCGTCGGCGCCGAGGACGAGCGCACGGTCACCCGCTTCAACGGCCTGCCCGCCATCGGCATGGGCGTCGTCAAGCAGGGCAAGGCCAGCACGCTGGAGGTCGCCGCCGCGGTGCGCGGGGCCCTGCCGGCGCTGCGCGAGGAGCTGCCGGCGGGCATGCGCCTGGAGGTGGCCTTCGACTCGTCGCTGTTCATCAGCGAGTCGATCCACGAGGTCCGCGACACGCTGCTGATCGCGGTGGCGCTGGTCATCCTGGTGATCCTGGTCTTCCTGAAGAGCCTGCGGGCCACGCTGATCCCCGTGCTGGCGATCCCGGTCTCGATCGTGGGCGCCGCGACGGTCGCGCTGGCCATGGGCTTCACCATCAACATCCTGACGCTGCTGGCGCTGGTGCTGGCCATCGGGCTGGTCGTCGACGACGCCATCGTGGTGCTGGAGAACGTCTACCGGCACCTCGAGATGGGCAAATCCCGGCGGCGCGCCACCCTCGACGCCACGAAGGAGATCGGCTTCGCGATCGTCTCGACGACCATCTCGCTGGTGGCGGTGTTCATCCCGCTGTCGTTCCTGACCGGCACGGTGGGCCGCCTGTTCCGCGAGTTCGGCATCTCGGTGGCGGTGGCCGTCCTGCTGTCGGGCTTCGTGGCCCTGACCCTGACGCCCATGCTCTGTTCGCGGATGCTGACGCCCCTGGGCGGCAAGCGCCAGAGCTGGGCCGAACGTTCCTTCGAGGCCTTCTTCTCGGGCCTGAACCGCGCCTACGCCGCCACGCTGCGCTGGTGCCTGGGGCACCGCGCGCTGGTGCTGCTGTCGGCCGCCGTGATGATCGTGGCCGCGGCCTGGGTCTACCGGCTGCTGCCGCGCGAGCTGGTGCCCGTGGAGGACCGCAGCGCGGCCTTCGGCATCGTGATCGCGCCCGAGGGCTCGACCCTCGACTACACCGACGCCGCCATGCGCCAGGTCGAGGCGGCGCTGCTGCCCCTGCCCGAGCGCCGCGGCCTGTTCTCGGCCGTGGGCCTAGGCTTCGGCGGCCCCGGCCGGGTCACCGACGGCTTCGTGTTCCTGAACCTCGCCCGCGCCGACGAGCGCGACCGCACCCAGCAGGAGATCGTCCAGGGCCTGTTCCCGCAGCTGATGGGTATCCCCGGCGTGCTGGCCTTCGTGATCAACCCGCCCAGCCTCGGCGGCAGCTTCGACTCCAATCCCGTGGAGTACGTGCTCAAGGGCGACAGCTACGAGCAGCTGGGCCAGGCGGTGCAGATCATGATGGCCAAGGCCCAGCAGCTGGGCTACCTGGTCAACCTGGACTCGGATCTGCGCCTGAACAAGCCCCAGCTCGACATCGTGATCGACCGCGAGCGCGCCGGGCAGCTGGGCGTCTCGGTCGCCGAGATCGGCTCGACGCTCGAGTCTCTGCTCGGCGGCCGCGTCGTCGGCAACTACAAGAGCGGCTCGAAGCAGTACGACGTGATCCTCCAGATGCGGCCCTCCGCGCGCGCGACTCCCGACGCGATCGGCGGCCTGCTGGTGCGCGGGACGGCGGGGCTGGTGCCCCTGGCCAACGTGGTCGCGGTGCGCGAGACCGTCGCGCCCAAGGAGCTGAACCACTACAACCGCGTGCGCGCGGCCACGCTCAGCGCCAGCCTGGCGCCCGGCGTGGACCTGGGCACGGCGCTGGACGCCCTGGACCGCATCGTGCGCGACGACCTGCCCGCCGGCGTGACCCGCGAGCTGAAGGGCCAGTCGCGCGAGTACCGCGAGTCCAGCGGCAGCCTGAACTTCCTGTTCGGCCTGGCGGTGGTGTTCATCTTCCTGGTGCTGGCGGCGCAGTTCGAGAGCTTCGTGCACCCGCTGACGATCCTGCTGTCGGTGCCGCTGGCGGTGGTGGGCGCCCTGCTCTCGCTGTTCTTCCTGAAGCAGGGCCTGAACATCTACTCCCAGATCGGCCTGATCATGCTGATCGGCCTGGTGACCAAGAACGCCATCCTGATCGTGGAATACGGCAACCAGCGCCGCGACGGCGGCGAGCCGGCGCGCGAGGCCATCATCCAGGCCGCGGCCATCCGCCTGCGCCCGATCCTGATGACCTCGTTCACGACGATCTTCGGCATCCTGCCCATCGCCCTGGG